In the genome of Arachis stenosperma cultivar V10309 chromosome 6, arast.V10309.gnm1.PFL2, whole genome shotgun sequence, the window TCTTGCAACCAACTGCTCTCTATTCCAGTTGCTAACCCAGGGCAGTCCAcgattttcttctcctttcttgtCTTTGTTTTTTCCCAGATAGAAATAGATTATCATCAAGGCAAAGAGGCAGCCGTCAAttgatttcttctttttcagaCGGTAATTAGTTATGCCTTTGATGATAAAATTCAGAACATAGGCTCCCCAATTACCTTCGGTTATTTTGTCCATCTTAAAAATTGGAGTTAGGTGCATAggagagattttgtttattgttgtgGGCAACAAGAACGCCATATAAATATAGAGGATGAAAATTCTCTTGAACATCAGGCGATCTTGTTCATTTTCAACACCAATACTCATCATCTCATCAGTCAGATTCTTTAGAGTCTTCCCTTGAAATCTTCTAAAAATCTGTTTGTTCTCTTCAGAAAGTTTTTTATAACTCACTTTCTCAAGAaatagatctcctacaaaaaagaaaataatttagaCTGCAAATCACTTCAAATATCACTcatatacacccaaatatcaCTCATATCACTTTCTTAGGAAGTATAGAGATTTTCTGTAATCAGTTACCTGATGCATTGAGGCCAAGGGCAACCCCTATTGTGCTGGATTTAACTCTAAAAGAACCATAGCTTGTTTCGATTGTGTTTTTGTCCAAATTAAAGGAGTTAGCCAACTCCTTTAATAGTTTGTGATGCACCCTCATTGGCGGGATGTGCATCAGTCCACCAAAACCTAATTTTCGAACAATTGCTTTCTTTGCCTCGctcatattttcaaatttttcactCAACAATCTGGTGGCACACTTCAAGTCTTTGGTTTGCtgtaaaaaaaatcaaaattagagtaattaaaataacatatatttgTATTAGAAAAATTGACTTGTTCTAAGACATATATTTGTGCTTACATTGTATTTTTTTCCACATTAGTTCTTGCTTGTTATTTTTACTGCAATGAAAAAGAGATGCTGTCAATAGATAAAAAATACACCGAAAAATCAGAGACATACACAGTTAGATACACCCAAATATAAGCCTCATACACCCAAACTCAGTCccataaatattttgttttttcaattAAACGAAATTAAATCAGTTTAAAATCATATTCAATTCAACTAAACATGCATAAAATGACACTACAAGGTCAAGCATAATTAGAATAGTACCAGTTAGACTTTAAAActcctaatatatatatatatatatatatatatatatatatatatatatatatatatatatatatatatatatatatatatatatatatcagtcCCATACACctttatattttttggattaTATGACATTATATGAGTTCAGAAAGATATTTAAGTTCAAAATGCTACTAGAAGCAACAATTGCATGCCAAGTCCGACATATACACCCAAAAATCTACCATATACACCCAAAAATCATTTAGAAAAGGAAGAGTCTTTCATGTAAGTATGCacaaacctaattaaaaaacaTGTAAACATGCACAAAATATGTACCAAAACAGATCAAAACACATGTTAAAGCATTCATTAGAAGTACGTGAAATAGTGTAAACAAAGAACAGTGTCATCAGAACAGTAATTGAGATCTAAACCAAGAACAGTGAAACAGAGAGAGAAATACTAACGATATAGTGCTTCGATTTCATATAACAGAAATGTGAAAAAtctagaagaacagtaaaacaaTACTTTGAATAATATTTCTTCATTCTTTCTGGTGATTTTTTATGGAGATTTGTAtgtttttttcttgatttcttctacCTTTTACGAGGAGTTGGAAGGTTTCTTCAGAATCGTAGTTTGTTACGAATGTGACTTGAATTTTGACGGTTTGggttttgattgaggaagaagaggaagagtctGTCATAATGAGCGTGTTTTGGAAAAATGCAACGGTTGATTAAGGTGCGTGCGTTTACATTTATAGAAGAGTATAGTGCGTGTGTTTTTTCTTAGATTTGGACCAACTTATATAACTTGTAAGTTAAAAAAGCTTATATGTATAGTGATGATTTAAAAtccttaaaataatattttttagtgaAAATGTAAGATGTGCAAGatcaaaaataaagtttaaacaaaattcaaaaataatatatctgactttaaattacaaaaaactctttaaattaaaaaaatattatttatatattaaaattaaattaatatttaatatatatatttatttatatttaatttatattaatatctaattttaatagttaattttggTATACAAGACTACAAGTAATATGgttgttaaaattattattcgATTAAATTGAAAAGGCAAATTTAGAGGGGcgtgaaaacaaaaataaaaaaataaaagacaagAACGAAAATATCTTATAAATACCCTCATCGTTAAACCTAACATTCTGCACGGCCTCTGAATCCACTCGCTTCGTCACTTGTTGAAGTTCTTGTAGATCCATGTAAGTTCCTCTAGATTAATGCCCTCAAAagatattcttcttcttcttcttcttcttcttcttcttcttcttaaacCCTAATTTTACACACTACACTTTCCACCATATCTTTGAtggttattattatttcttCGTTTTGAGCTTCATCTAACTAatgaatttatttattcaaaattttcttttttgtaacTTTGGACGTTTGTGCTTTAGCAACTTTTAAGTGATTGTGTTTAGTTTCCACTACTCCAATCTACAGAAAGAAGTCTAGAAGGAATTGTATGTTGCATTAGTGAAATTGTTTGGGGATTGTATTTTAAGTTTCAAATTCTGTTTAAATTGGTGCTGAATTGTTGTTGTTTTAACTGAGTGGTTTTGcagaaaaataagaatataatatTGTGATGTCTGGGGAAGAATTTGATGGGCATGATGATATGGGAGGGTATGTGCCTGAGGACCCTGGTTTTCAACAAGATCATTCTGTTGAACTTGATGAGGGGAATGTGTTTGATAGCTCTGGTTTTCCTCAGCTGCATCAACTTGATGAACACCATGATCCAGGAAATTTTGCTGAGGATGCCAATCCTCCTGTGAATGATTTTGCTGGCTATGATGTTGGAGATTTTCCGGAAGACCCCAGTTCTCCACAAGAGGAGCATGTCATTGAAGAAAATCATGATGTAGGAGATGTAACTGAGAATTTTGGTTCTGTGCCACAAGAAGGGCATGAGAATGATTCCCAAGGACATGAAATTAAGAAGTGGCCTGGGTGGCCTGGAGAGAATGTCTTCAGGATGTTGGTCCCAGTGCAAAAGGTTGGCAGTATTATTGGCCGGAAGGGTGAGTTTATTAAGAAAATCACAGAAGAAACTAAGGCGCGAATCAAAATTCTTGATGGTCCTCCTGGAACCATGGAAAGAGCTGTGAGTGTACTTTTCAGTTTGCTGGTTGTTAATTTGTGCAGTGACAGATAATCTTGGAATAACTTAACTGTTTGTTTTAAGCATATTATACGTATTTGTGGATATTGATCTTTGCATTCCTTTGAATATCTTCATAGTTACTTAGAACCTGCAGATCTATATTATTGGGGGAACTGCCTATTAATTTGATATGGAATTCCTTTTTGATCAAACAAAGTTCTTATACCATTAATCTGAAATTGAAATTAGTGATTGGTCCATTAGAAAACATGTTGTGAAGGAATGTAGATAAAAGTTACTGTAGACAAGGAAGTAAaagcataaaaataatacaaaactaaTAAACACACAAAGGAAAGATAATTGATCAAACAGtttaaatatacataaaaagAGATGTATTTTTGTCACGATGACCGAGTGGATATGTGCAGGTTCAACAAATATGAATGACCAAAGTGGCTTCAAACAGAAGAACCAAAGCAGCGAACAGCAACAAGCATATGCAAGTGCTGAGATGCTGTTTTTGTGTTAGCAACCAGAAATAGTTTGTGGAGACTTTGGTTGCAAGAAGCTTTCAATGTACCTGGTAACTTCAAAACTTGGTCGATTGGAGTCTTGCCACACTCCCTGAAAGTATTTCCTTGAAAGCactcttaaaataaataaaaatgataacaacaaataaaagaaatcagAAATGATAATGAAGTCATGAAACATGTCAGGAAATTTTATAAGTCTAATATTTACCTTGATCCCTGTAATTCGTTGGGTGGAACCTTGCTAGCATGAACAGATTTCTTCTAATATTAAGaagtattaattaattattctaaaAGAAATTTGTCATAGCAAGAATAAATGCTAATCAATTTAATCAGAGATTCACAACACAAGGTTCTAAGAATTGGTAATAAAATATAATGAATAAGAAGATTATTCCCATATTTTCCTTGTTAATGCCACAATATCGATGAACAAGAAGATGAAACAATTAATGGGTAAGATTGATAAAATTATTTGCTTTAAAGTTTGGAAATGATCTATTGTACTTTTTGGTACTTAGTGTTTATGAATTCTCTTTCTTGGTGATTTTAAAAGGTAATGGTTTCGGCAAAAGAAGAGCCAGATCGGACCATACCACCTGCAGTTGAGGGTTTGTTAAGGGTTCATAAACAAGTCATCAATCTTGACCATGATTCGGCAGACACATCAGGTGCTGGGCCCTCAATTATCACTAGGCTTCTAGTTGCAGATACTCAAGCAGGAAGTCTGATTGGGAAGCAGGGTTCCACCATAAAATCCATTCAAGATGGCTCTGGTTGCATTATACGTGTTCTTGGATCAGGTTTGTTCCCAGCTATTTTCGATTATATTAGGATACCTTGCTAGGTTTGTTCCCATCTATTTTCGATTATATTAGGATACCTTGCTAGGTTTGTTCCCATCTATTTTCGATTATATTAGGATACCTTGCTTATATTTGGAAACCAGTACACTTTACTTTTTCAGAGTTATTTATCAAGTGGTCTTTTAGTTGATCTTATATGGTATATTCTCCCAATTTACATTCagttttttccccttttttccCCCTTTCTCTGCTGCATTAGTGATTGGACTGCTGTAATATAATTGTTTAGAGAGTtcattaatttcttgttagaAATGGCAATTATATGTTACCTTCACTTGATGAAAAAATATGCAAGAAGAACTATTTATGATATTTAATCTTAAAAGATTTTGGttactgagttttaattttcttgaaTAATGTACTATTTAAAACAGAAAACCTACCTGTGTTTGCTTTGAGAGACGATAGTGTTGTTGAAGTACAAGGTGAACCTGCTGGAGTTCATAAGGCGGTTGAACTTATTGCAGTTCATTTGCGTAAGTTCTTGGTTGACCGCAGCATAGTCGGAGTATTTGAAACAAAGGCAAGTCCTTTTACCTCCCCCTCCTTTTCTTTCCACGAAGCTAAAAGGTGCGAATGCGAAGGTCAAAAAGCGGCTATGAAGTTTCTTTTACAAATTTACCATGTCTTGGACCTTTTCTAAATGTATATTGTTTGTGATGCAGCAATTTTATATGTTGTTTCGAAGTTACACATGCACCAACAATCTTTGCTAACAATTCtgttgtcttttttttttcactgtcAGATGCAAATGCCAGATGTTCGAGTCAACCACAATGCACCCCCACGCCAACCTTGGGTTCCTCCTCCTCAAGGGTTTCCAGCTCCTGGTGGTGGTGGGCCTGCTTTTGCACCCCCTAGTCAGCAATATATGCCACCATCACATCCCTATGATAATTATTACCCAACAGCCGACATGCCTCCTATGGACAAACAATTCCATCAGGCTCCACTATCTGCTTATGGCAGGGATCCTTCCGCTGGAATTCATCCACCAAGTGCACAACCACAACAGTCTGCTGCAACTAAGGTGTCTTCTTTTTCCTAACTTCAGAATTTTTGTGGAGAGTGATATTCATTTGATGAGGCATCATATCTTTGATTTTATGTAATTTTGTTTCTACTGCATAGGTTACACAGCACATGCAAATTCCTCTATCATATGCAGATGCTGTTATTGGAGCATCAGGTGCAAATATCAGTTACATTCGTCGTGCTAGTGGAGCAAGTGTTACGGTTCAGGAGACAAGGGGAGTGCCAGGGGAGATGACTGTTGAAATAAGTGGGACTACATCAGAGATACAGGCAGCCCAACAGCTGGTTCAGGTATTTGATTTTAAAGGTGTACCATGTTTGCTACTGGTATTGTTTTTGGCAAAGTTCCAGTCTATCATGCACCCCGTGAGTTTGGGTAGATCATAATGAGATGTGTTGATTTATAATGCATAAGATTTACTTTGCACAAAGCCTTGAATAGTGGCTTCATTGGACAAAGTTCCAGCTCAAAACATGATTGCTCTAATACAAGTTCAAAAGTATTTTGAAACATGTGCTGGAGTATATTGTAATTATCATTGTCCTGTGAGTTCATCCTATTGTTTTCTTTCATTTGCCTGTcgattttaaaataattcatataaaacaataaaaaaacataGAATTTATCAGAGCATTTCTGCGGGGAGTTCAGAATATGATATGGCAAGTAGCAGTTTCTCAATTCTGCCTTAttttggtttaatttatttatccGAAAAACCACATTCTATCTGATGCAGAACTTTGTCGCTGAAGCTGCAAGTGCTGCCCAGGATCAAGTGGCGGGAGCAATTAGCCAAGGTTACAGTTCCTATCCAACTAATGCTCCAGCATATGCTTCTCCACCCTCTAGCACTGCTGGCCATGTGCCTTCTTCCGAGTATGGCCCCATGTATGGTACCAATTATGGTTATTAAGAAGCTATATTCAATTTTTGTGTAGTTCTTGTTGGGGGTGTATTTTATGGTTTTATGGTGGGCTAggatttcttttattttcttctttcttcgtAGGTGGTGGCATTGTTGGTCTTGTCATGGTTTTCTGGTTGGAATAATGCCCCATTTAAACATTCATATGGTATAAAACTTGCATTTGTTCTTTCTCTGGATTACTTGGATCCGAAATTCCGCTTTATGCATTTTCTCCCCAATTGCATTATGCTATACCACAATGGTTTCAGCAATATTCCCGTAATATTTCTAGAAATCTAGTTTTCCTTCCTAGCAAGGAgaattttttgctttttttttttccggtTCAGAATTTTCTGCTATGGATTATGGTTCTACAGTTTTATTCAATTGTCAATTATATAATTTTGGGCTTTCAAGGTTCATATATAGAATGAATGATCAACATGATTTTCTTGCTACCGGGGTATTCAATGATTTGagtatattaattaaaaaagtttCACAAATTCTGATTATTGCATGTTTTCTTGACCCAACTACTTATGTTATATTGGGTCATTAGCATGTTAAATTGAATGTTCCTACCTATGCTCTACAGAACTCAATTTGAATACGCA includes:
- the LOC130935772 gene encoding flowering locus K homology domain-like, whose protein sequence is MSGEEFDGHDDMGGYVPEDPGFQQDHSVELDEGNVFDSSGFPQLHQLDEHHDPGNFAEDANPPVNDFAGYDVGDFPEDPSSPQEEHVIEENHDVGDVTENFGSVPQEGHENDSQGHEIKKWPGWPGENVFRMLVPVQKVGSIIGRKGEFIKKITEETKARIKILDGPPGTMERAVMVSAKEEPDRTIPPAVEGLLRVHKQVINLDHDSADTSGAGPSIITRLLVADTQAGSLIGKQGSTIKSIQDGSGCIIRVLGSENLPVFALRDDSVVEVQGEPAGVHKAVELIAVHLRKFLVDRSIVGVFETKMQMPDVRVNHNAPPRQPWVPPPQGFPAPGGGGPAFAPPSQQYMPPSHPYDNYYPTADMPPMDKQFHQAPLSAYGRDPSAGIHPPSAQPQQSAATKVTQHMQIPLSYADAVIGASGANISYIRRASGASVTVQETRGVPGEMTVEISGTTSEIQAAQQLVQNFVAEAASAAQDQVAGAISQGYSSYPTNAPAYASPPSSTAGHVPSSEYGPMYGTNYGY